The proteins below are encoded in one region of Paenibacillus sp. YYML68:
- a CDS encoding InlB B-repeat-containing protein: MSKGAWLRRKVSGLIAGSMLLALVSPAQYAGAAVLQTAITKKIDSTTFTANNMVVNGNASLLTGSGAGNGAIIMSGNNGRGSVFTKQPVTMSNDKRFNMYAVVNSIGGSFGGSPYYLDTGYAFVLQTNGVSSLGSNNNGFGADGIGNSIAVIVDASANMLRIRKDGSTTDAASAPITQFASSYSTQSDVQKHLWVDYDGSSLNVYISGSTVRPTTPDLSYPISSDQLLPSNTVYAGFSASHNKYYYNPGRHILNTFYFNAHDVANVGAIYPENAYEQLRPSVAAVTIPSSSTYLTGSSISFSVRFTEVVTVTSNPSIQLTIGSQSRHAYYQSGSNSDTLLFGYSVQSSDLDTDGIAIAPTLAMNLGTLRDVYGKDADLTLNGVGSTAGILVGSVPQYHIIYDGNGHSGGSVPASPTSYNENTSITVPGNSGLLDRANYTFAGWNTASDGSGTSYSEGNQFVLTGHITLYAQWTLNSYTVSFDSQGGSTVASQTVTHGGYATMPTVPVKAGYSFDGWYTDSSLTTPHQFSTTAILGVSTLYAKWTLNSYTVSFDSQGGSAVASQTVTHGGYATMPTPPVKAGYSFDGWYTDSSLTTPHQFSTTAILGVSTLYAKWTLNSYTVSFDSQGGSTVASQTVTHGGYATMPTAPVKAGYSFDGWYTDSSLTTPHQFSTTAILGVSTLYAKWALNSYTVSFDSQGGSAVASQTVSHGGYATMPTAPERTGYSFDGWYTDSSLTTPHQFSTTAILGVSTLYAKWALNSYAVSFDSQGGSAVASQTVSHGGYATMPAAPVKAGYSFDGWYTDSSLTTPHQFSTTTILGVSTLYAKWTLNSYAVSFDSQGGSTVASQTVTHGGYATMPTAPVKAWYSFDGWYTDSSLTIPHQFSTTAILGVSTLYAKWALNSYTVSFDSQGGSTVASQTVTHGGYATMPAAPVKAGYSFDGWYTDSSLTTSHQFSTTTILGVSTLYAKWTLNSYTVSFDSQGGSAVASQTVMHGGYATMPAAPVKAGYSFDGWYTDSSLTTPHQFSTTTILGVSTLYAKWTLNSYAVSFDSQGGSAVASQTVSHGGYATMPTPPVKAGYSFDGWYTDSSLTTPHQFSTTAILGVSTLYAKWTLNSYTVSFDSQGGSAVASQTVTHNAYAMMPTAPVKAGYSFDGWYTDSSLTIPHQFTTMPILGTTTLYVKWTVLPLLLPSLQSINSGDTVVTFSWNPVAHATSYDIYQSTVSGQLPLLPTATVSGSVYMYQATGLTNGTTYYYSIVANHAAGSSNLSNELSATPQVPAPGAPVLQTAVHGDAEVSLTWSPVAGSTGYAIYTSVSSATYGTQALTVGASVYSATVSGLTNGTTYYFVVTAVNPGGESGLSNQVSATPKTVPAAPTGVSAVRAGERSVTISFTPAGDGGSAITSYVVTASPGNKEVTGAASPLTLTDLPYGTYTFTVKALNSEGTSSGSLASNTVLLDEYVSSGPAPITAPEKNEATVAKVLVNGKEESAGIMTTTKQKDQVVTTVVLDQKKLEDRLAAEGQQAVITIPVLEKSDVTIGELNGQTVKALEQKQAVVELKTSHATYKLPAQQININSLSQKLGRTLALQDIKIQIEIAASPATTTKRVEQSAAEGPFTLVAPPVDFHVRGVVGNQSIEVDTFNSYVERSIVLPQGVDPAKVTTSIVVEADGTVRHVPTKVTKVDGAYYAVVNSFSNSTYSVIWNPKQFSDVEKHWAKSAVNDMGSRLVINGVSEGAFAPDQSITRAELAAILVRSLGLKLETGSAPFTDVADSDWFHSAVKTAHSSGLISGYEDGTFRPADLVTREQAMTMLAKAMSMTKLQSKLGTKTADDLLKPYADSESASAWALAAIADCLQAGLVSGRSSTELAPQATMTRAEVAAIVQRLLQKSELI, from the coding sequence AAACGCTTCAATATGTACGCTGTTGTTAATTCGATCGGTGGTTCGTTTGGAGGAAGTCCGTATTATTTAGACACGGGCTATGCCTTCGTGCTTCAAACTAATGGTGTTTCATCGCTCGGAAGCAACAATAACGGCTTCGGTGCAGATGGAATCGGCAATAGCATCGCTGTAATCGTAGATGCGAGTGCGAATATGCTCCGCATCCGTAAGGATGGCTCTACCACCGATGCCGCCTCCGCACCGATCACACAGTTTGCGAGCTCCTATTCGACTCAGTCGGATGTGCAGAAGCATCTGTGGGTAGATTATGACGGGTCTTCTCTGAATGTATATATCAGTGGCTCTACGGTTCGGCCTACGACACCTGATTTGAGTTATCCCATAAGCTCAGATCAATTGCTTCCTTCTAACACAGTATATGCCGGCTTTAGCGCTTCGCATAATAAATACTACTATAACCCTGGCAGGCATATACTTAATACCTTTTACTTTAATGCGCACGACGTTGCGAATGTAGGCGCTATTTATCCAGAGAATGCCTACGAGCAGCTGCGTCCGAGTGTTGCAGCCGTTACGATACCTTCAAGCAGTACATATCTGACTGGATCCAGTATATCCTTTTCAGTGAGGTTCACTGAGGTCGTCACGGTGACAAGCAACCCAAGTATACAGCTGACAATAGGCTCGCAATCGAGACATGCTTATTACCAATCCGGTTCAAACTCAGACACACTGTTGTTCGGCTATTCGGTGCAAAGCAGCGATTTGGATACGGATGGGATTGCAATAGCTCCTACACTAGCTATGAATCTAGGAACCTTAAGGGACGTGTACGGCAAAGATGCGGACCTCACTCTGAATGGAGTCGGCAGCACTGCTGGAATCCTCGTAGGGAGCGTGCCGCAATATCATATCATCTATGATGGCAACGGTCATAGTGGAGGCAGTGTGCCTGCGAGTCCGACAAGCTATAATGAGAATACCAGCATTACCGTACCGGGTAACTCTGGACTGTTGGATAGAGCGAACTACACGTTCGCAGGCTGGAATACAGCCTCAGATGGCAGCGGTACTTCGTATTCCGAGGGCAATCAGTTTGTACTAACGGGCCACATTACACTGTACGCTCAGTGGACGCTGAACAGCTACACGGTGAGCTTCGACTCGCAAGGCGGCTCGACGGTAGCGAGTCAGACGGTGACGCATGGTGGGTATGCGACGATGCCAACGGTCCCTGTGAAGGCAGGGTACAGCTTCGATGGTTGGTATACGGATTCGTCCTTGACCACACCGCATCAGTTCTCGACTACGGCGATTCTGGGCGTGTCCACGCTGTACGCGAAGTGGACGCTGAACAGCTACACGGTCAGCTTCGATTCGCAAGGCGGCTCGGCAGTAGCGAGTCAGACGGTGACGCATGGTGGGTATGCGACGATGCCAACGCCCCCTGTGAAGGCAGGCTACAGCTTCGATGGTTGGTATACGGATTCGTCCTTGACCACACCGCACCAGTTCTCGACTACAGCGATTCTAGGCGTGTCCACGCTGTACGCGAAGTGGACGCTGAACAGCTACACGGTCAGCTTCGATTCGCAAGGCGGCTCGACGGTAGCGAGTCAGACGGTGACGCATGGCGGGTATGCGACGATGCCAACGGCCCCTGTGAAGGCAGGCTATAGCTTCGACGGTTGGTATACGGATTCGTCCTTGACCACACCGCACCAGTTCTCGACTACGGCGATTCTGGGCGTGTCGACGCTGTACGCCAAGTGGGCGCTGAACAGCTACACGGTCAGCTTCGACTCGCAAGGCGGCTCGGCAGTAGCGAGTCAGACGGTGTCGCATGGCGGGTATGCGACGATGCCAACGGCCCCTGAGAGGACAGGGTACAGCTTCGATGGTTGGTATACGGATTCGTCCTTGACCACACCGCACCAGTTCTCGACTACGGCGATTCTGGGCGTGTCGACGCTGTATGCCAAGTGGGCGCTCAACAGCTACGCGGTCAGCTTCGACTCGCAAGGCGGCTCGGCGGTAGCGAGTCAGACGGTGTCGCATGGCGGGTATGCGACGATGCCAGCAGCCCCTGTGAAGGCAGGCTATAGCTTCGATGGTTGGTATACGGATTCGTCCTTGACCACACCGCACCAGTTCTCGACTACGACGATTCTGGGCGTGTCCACGCTGTACGCGAAGTGGACGCTGAACAGCTACGCGGTCAGCTTTGACTCGCAAGGCGGCTCGACGGTAGCGAGTCAGACGGTGACGCATGGCGGGTATGCGACGATGCCAACGGCCCCAGTGAAGGCATGGTACAGCTTCGATGGTTGGTATACGGATTCGTCCTTGACCATACCGCACCAGTTCTCGACTACGGCGATTCTGGGCGTGTCGACGCTGTATGCCAAGTGGGCGCTCAACAGCTACACGGTCAGCTTCGACTCGCAAGGCGGCTCGACGGTAGCGAGTCAGACGGTGACGCATGGCGGGTATGCGACGATGCCAGCAGCCCCTGTGAAGGCAGGCTATAGCTTCGACGGTTGGTATACGGATTCGTCCTTGACCACATCGCATCAGTTCTCGACTACAACGATCCTGGGTGTGTCGACGCTGTACGCCAAGTGGACGCTGAACAGCTACACGGTGAGCTTCGATTCGCAAGGCGGCTCGGCGGTAGCGAGTCAGACGGTGATGCATGGTGGGTATGCGACGATGCCAGCAGCCCCTGTGAAGGCAGGCTATAGCTTCGACGGTTGGTATACGGATTCGTCCTTGACCACACCGCACCAGTTCTCGACTACGACGATCCTGGGCGTGTCGACGCTGTACGCGAAGTGGACGCTGAACAGCTACGCGGTCAGCTTCGACTCACAAGGCGGCTCGGCAGTAGCGAGTCAGACGGTGTCGCATGGCGGGTATGCGACGATGCCAACGCCCCCTGTGAAGGCAGGGTACAGCTTCGATGGTTGGTATACGGATTCGTCCTTGACCACACCGCACCAGTTCTCGACTACAGCGATTCTGGGCGTGTCGACGCTGTACGCGAAGTGGACGTTGAACAGCTACACGGTCAGCTTCGACTCGCAAGGCGGCTCGGCGGTAGCGAGTCAGACGGTGACGCATAATGCGTATGCTATGATGCCAACGGCCCCTGTGAAGGCAGGCTATAGCTTCGATGGCTGGTATACGGATTCGTCCTTGACCATACCGCATCAGTTCACGACGATGCCGATACTCGGCACTACAACACTGTATGTTAAGTGGACGGTTCTCCCTCTGTTGCTGCCATCCTTGCAATCGATCAACTCGGGAGATACGGTCGTAACGTTTAGCTGGAATCCAGTGGCTCATGCTACCAGCTATGATATTTACCAAAGCACAGTCTCCGGACAGCTTCCACTGCTCCCAACCGCAACCGTGAGCGGCAGTGTGTATATGTATCAAGCGACGGGCTTAACGAACGGAACGACGTATTACTATAGCATTGTAGCGAATCACGCCGCGGGCTCCAGCAATCTATCTAACGAGCTGAGCGCCACGCCGCAGGTGCCTGCACCTGGTGCGCCTGTGCTGCAGACGGCAGTTCATGGCGATGCCGAGGTATCGCTCACTTGGAGTCCCGTCGCAGGATCAACGGGATATGCGATATACACCAGCGTGAGCTCCGCTACATACGGGACTCAGGCACTTACCGTCGGAGCATCGGTGTACTCGGCTACCGTATCTGGCTTGACGAACGGTACAACCTATTACTTCGTCGTGACAGCGGTCAACCCGGGCGGTGAGAGCGGGTTATCGAATCAGGTAAGCGCGACGCCGAAAACCGTTCCGGCCGCTCCGACAGGGGTCAGCGCTGTACGCGCAGGGGAGAGAAGTGTAACCATCTCCTTCACGCCGGCAGGTGACGGAGGAAGTGCGATCACGAGCTATGTAGTGACGGCATCACCAGGGAATAAGGAAGTGACCGGAGCCGCAAGTCCGCTCACGTTGACAGATTTGCCATACGGTACGTATACCTTTACTGTCAAGGCGTTGAACAGTGAGGGAACGAGCAGTGGGTCGCTAGCCTCGAACACCGTCCTGCTGGACGAATATGTTTCATCAGGCCCGGCACCTATTACGGCTCCAGAGAAGAATGAAGCGACTGTAGCGAAGGTGCTGGTCAACGGCAAGGAAGAGTCGGCAGGGATCATGACGACGACGAAGCAAAAGGATCAAGTGGTTACGACGGTTGTGCTTGACCAGAAGAAGCTGGAGGACCGACTCGCCGCTGAAGGACAGCAGGCCGTCATTACGATTCCCGTGCTGGAGAAGTCCGATGTCACAATCGGCGAGCTGAACGGCCAGACGGTGAAGGCGTTGGAGCAGAAGCAGGCGGTTGTAGAGCTGAAGACGAGCCATGCGACGTATAAGCTTCCTGCTCAGCAGATTAACATTAACTCCTTGTCCCAGAAGTTAGGTCGTACACTTGCTCTGCAGGACATCAAGATCCAGATTGAGATTGCAGCCTCTCCCGCAACGACAACGAAGCGGGTAGAACAATCAGCAGCGGAGGGACCGTTCACCCTTGTAGCTCCTCCTGTTGACTTCCATGTGCGCGGCGTTGTAGGCAACCAGTCTATAGAGGTTGATACATTCAATAGCTACGTGGAGCGCTCCATTGTGTTGCCGCAGGGCGTAGATCCAGCGAAGGTAACAACAAGTATTGTGGTAGAAGCAGATGGAACGGTGCGTCATGTGCCGACGAAGGTTACGAAGGTGGATGGAGCATACTACGCTGTCGTGAACAGCTTCTCGAACAGCACGTACTCCGTGATCTGGAATCCGAAGCAGTTCAGTGACGTAGAGAAGCACTGGGCGAAGTCCGCGGTCAATGACATGGGCTCCCGACTCGTGATCAATGGCGTAAGTGAAGGTGCGTTCGCGCCAGATCAGTCCATTACACGTGCAGAGCTGGCAGCCATTCTGGTGCGGAGCCTCGGCTTGAAGCTCGAGACCGGCTCAGCTCCGTTCACGGACGTGGCCGACAGTGACTGGTTCCACAGCGCGGTGAAGACGGCTCATAGCTCGGGATTGATCAGCGGCTATGAGGACGGCACCTTCCGTCCGGCAGACTTGGTAACACGCGAGCAAGCGATGACGATGCTGGCGAAGGCGATGAGCATGACGAAGCTGCAGTCCAAGCTTGGCACGAAGACGGCGGATGACCTTCTGAAGCCGTACGCTGATAGCGAGTCTGCATCGGCTTGGGCGCTCGCAGCCATTGCCGATTGCTTGCAGGCAGGGCTTGTCTCCGGACGCAGCAGCACAGAGTTGGCTCCGCAGGCAACGATGACTCGAGCTGAGGTCGCGGCGATCGTACAGCGACTGCTGCAGAAGTCAGAGCTGATTTAA